GGGCGGTAAAATGTGTAGTGCCTAAAACAAATCGGTTTGACCTCATACCGCTTTACATGGTAACACACGCGTACCAGTACgtttaaaattcataaaatgcTTCAATCGCAGGTTTAAACACGGACGGAATCGTTTTGCGCATCGCCATATCATTTTACCATGCTTTACGTTTCAAAAGTGTAACTAATgattaagataaaaaaacaaacacaaaactagCTGCTTGATTATCATCGACTACGCGCAGTTGTAAACTTACTTTccttacaaaacaaacaatacttTGTATCAATGATTACTAGAACAAATACACAGCACTATTAGGGGGACAGTTGTAAGTTGCCTGCCGGTGCACGGGCGGTCCATTTTGTTGCGGTGATTTAGGAAATAGGAAAATAGTTATTGGCACATCTCTCTTCACGTGAATGCATCTACGCGCGAAACGCCGAATTCCGTGTTACAAATTTGCTACCTTTGCCTTGGCTATTGGTACAATCCCTGCAGCTGTTGCTGGGCCAACCTAAACGTAAACCTCGCCATGCTTTGGCTTACGTTTGCTTAGCGTCGATGCGGCTGAGGAAGAACTGTCCGCATTGCTGGCGGATGGTGGTGGACGATTTTTCTCATTGCTCATCGTTACGCTGGTACTGATCTCACCATCGTCACACGGCAGCTCGGTAATGATCGTACCACCGGTCgttgtggtggtggtcgtACTATTACTGCTAGTGTTCGTAACCGGCGTTACCGTGAACGACAGCGGAAGGGAGGTGAGTGAAATGGGTAGCAGGGCGTCCGTTTTCGGTACCAGGACTCCGCCCGGTGCTAGCGAAGAGCTTCGTATACCGGGACTGGTGTCGGTTGTGTCAAGCGCTCGACCCGTTCCAGTCGTGATCGGGATCGTACCCGTTACTGTGGTACCGTTGGCGGAAACTGCCACCGTGGTGGTAGTTGTTGCCGGCAGTACGATGACGGTGTTGGCCCCGAGCGGATTCGGTGATCCACCTAGGGATGATGAGTTTGTGAGCGTGAGCTCCAGATTTGTGCCATCCTTGCCAAACGGCGACACTGCAAAGTAGGGACGAGAGCGTGAAAACGTTTGCTCTAAATTAAGGGTTAGCAGGGTATTAGTTAGAATCGAACTAGGGTAGTGTTGTGGATGTAAATCGTACGTACCGGAACTCTTGAGCGCTGTAGGTAAAATTGATTTAGCCAGCGAAGCCGTAGCCGACTGGCCTGAGTGTAAAGTGTTGGTGGTCGAGCTAGAATCTAGCTCTTTGATCGGTGCTAGCAGGAGTGTTCCAACTACCGGAACTTCGTTGTTGTTAAGAGTGGCCGTGGATGCCGGATAGATGGAGGGATTGTTTGCCAGCTGGAAGAAGAATAGCAGAATCGAAATGTTAACAACACCTTTCGAAGGGAAACCTAAAGCAAATTCCTTACCTGTGTTGCCATCAGTGCAACACCAGATGCAATGTTTGCGGTACTGGTCGTCATTGTACCAAGTGGCGCGACACGGCTTTCCTTCGTCACGTCCGGTGTCGGTATTCGTGGACGTGCTTTTTGCGGTACGTTCGATATAACCGATCCGTTGAGGCTGAGCTTTGAATCTAGTTTATGGAGGTACGCAAgaatgtgtgagagagagagctcCAACAATTTAGGTATGATCGGTACTTACTTTGCTTAATAATTTGCCTCGCATGGCGACCAGACTTCCGGTTTACGAATCGATCGTACAGGCTCACCTTCGGTGCAGGAGCACCAGTGACAATCGGTTGTCCGAGACCTGCCTCTGGGCTAGAGTACACGGAATTGTGTCGATTGCGTGCAAAAAGACCTCCGGACGAATATGCGGTGGAGGAACTTCGTCCCGATCCCATTCGGCTAACCTTCCCCAACCATCCCTTACGGCGTTCCGCCATTGGAGTGTCCACGCTTTCCTGTGGAGTGTGTGAAGAATATTGTTAAGAATACTATCTTAAAGTTCGTTCCGACCATCGGGAAATGAAACGTACATAATCCGCATACATCTCGTCGTTCATCATACGCTTGCCACCAACGGCACCGATGTTTGCGTAGACTGCATCCGCCTCCTTCACCTTGTAATGTTCGGCCGAACCCTTCGGTTCTTCCCGACGGTAATGTTCGGACGCAACGGTGTACGGCAGATCTTTCGGTACGACCTCCTCCCAGTATTGATCCTTCAGCAGCTCCGGATGCTCGTCATGCATCTCGTCCACGATCATGTACGATGCCTTAATGTGCCGATCAATGAGCCAGTTCAGCTCAATATCgtcatcatcctcgccgaAGGGGTTAATCAACACCTCGGCCACTTTCAACCATCCCACGTAGAACACAAACTGTAGCACCGTGAACAGAGGGAAAAACACATCCAGCTCTTGGTAGGTGCCTGTTGCGGCATCATATGTCGGGATCATTTGACTACCCATAATGGCTGCGGTAAAATATGAGTACAGCACAAGTGTCACGACCTGTGTGTAGACTAGCGGCACACACACGGTATCGTAACCGATCAAACCACCGAGCCGTCGCCGGATGTCGGACAGCTCCATTAGCAGCGTCTGCACGATATGGTCCGACGGGATCAGTTGATCTTTGCGTGCCCGGTTAATGATGTTTGTAGCCCACACCAGCGGCATCCAGTACTTGGACATGGGGCTTTTAGCGTCCATAATCTCGAAAATTTTGCGCTCACTTTCGAGCATTAGGCCAGCATCGACCAGATGCTGCCAGCCGGGGAATCGTCGCTTAACGCGGAGCGAAATCTTTTGCAGCGTTATCACGTACGACAGGACCATGTAGCGCATGATGTTTCGTCGCATCAGCCGTCCAGTTTCGTCCTGTGAGGATGTGAAAGGCAAGGGAAAAAGATGTAAATTTGATGGTTCGTGTATAGCATATTAACTCCATGTGGTACGATCACTTACGTTTCCCTGGATGGCTGCGCTCACGAAC
The DNA window shown above is from Anopheles funestus chromosome 3RL, idAnoFuneDA-416_04, whole genome shotgun sequence and carries:
- the LOC125770436 gene encoding bestrophin-2 isoform X1; the encoded protein is MTVSYSAEVPNGSNFGVFWRILWKWRGSVYKAVWRELLAYLLVYYTLNFTYRYGLSEDGKRVFERIRTYFGQQRETVPLSFVLGFYVSLVVKRWWEQYRMLPWPDTLALFVSAAIQGNDETGRLMRRNIMRYMVLSYVITLQKISLRVKRRFPGWQHLVDAGLMLESERKIFEIMDAKSPMSKYWMPLVWATNIINRARKDQLIPSDHIVQTLLMELSDIRRRLGGLIGYDTVCVPLVYTQVVTLVLYSYFTAAIMGSQMIPTYDAATGTYQELDVFFPLFTVLQFVFYVGWLKVAEVLINPFGEDDDDIELNWLIDRHIKASYMIVDEMHDEHPELLKDQYWEEVVPKDLPYTVASEHYRREEPKGSAEHYKVKEADAVYANIGAVGGKRMMNDEMYADYESVDTPMAERRKGWLGKVSRMGSGRSSSTAYSSGGLFARNRHNSVYSSPEAGLGQPIVTGAPAPKVSLYDRFVNRKSGRHARQIIKQNSKLSLNGSVISNVPQKARPRIPTPDVTKESRVAPLGTMTTSTANIASGVALMATQLANNPSIYPASTATLNNNEVPVVGTLLLAPIKELDSSSTTNTLHSGQSATASLAKSILPTALKSSEQTFSRSRPYFAVSPFGKDGTNLELTLTNSSSLGGSPNPLGANTVIVLPATTTTTVAVSANGTTVTGTIPITTGTGRALDTTDTSPGIRSSSLAPGGVLVPKTDALLPISLTSLPLSFTVTPVTNTSSNSTTTTTTTGGTIITELPCDDGEISTSVTMSNEKNRPPPSASNADSSSSAASTLSKRKPKHGEVYV
- the LOC125770436 gene encoding bestrophin-2 isoform X2, encoding MTVSYSAEVPNGSNFGVFWRILWKWRGSVYKAVWRELLAYLLVYYTLNFTYRYGLSEDGKRVFERIRTYFGQQRETVPLSFVLGFYVSLVVKRWWEQYRMLPWPDTLALFVSAAIQGNDETGRLMRRNIMRYMVLSYVITLQKISLRVKRRFPGWQHLVDAGLMLESERKIFEIMDAKSPMSKYWMPLVWATNIINRARKDQLIPSDHIVQTLLMELSDIRRRLGGLIGYDTVCVPLVYTQVVTLVLYSYFTAAIMGSQMIPTYDAATGTYQELDVFFPLFTVLQFVFYVGWLKVAEVLINPFGEDDDDIELNWLIDRHIKASYMIVDEMHDEHPELLKDQYWEEVVPKDLPYTVASEHYRREEPKGSAEHYKVKEADAVYANIGAVGGKRMMNDEMYADYESVDTPMAERRKGWLGKVSRMGSGRSSSTAYSSGGLFARNRHNSVYSSPEAGLGQPIVTGAPAPKVSLYDRFVNRKSGRHARQIIKQNSKLSLNGSVISNVPQKARPRIPTPDVTKESRVAPLGTMTTSTANIASGVALMATQLANNPSIYPASTATLNNNEVPVVGTLLLAPIKELDSSSTTNTLHSGQSATASLAKSILPTALKSSVSPFGKDGTNLELTLTNSSSLGGSPNPLGANTVIVLPATTTTTVAVSANGTTVTGTIPITTGTGRALDTTDTSPGIRSSSLAPGGVLVPKTDALLPISLTSLPLSFTVTPVTNTSSNSTTTTTTTGGTIITELPCDDGEISTSVTMSNEKNRPPPSASNADSSSSAASTLSKRKPKHGEVYV